From Desulfovibrio oxyclinae DSM 11498, a single genomic window includes:
- a CDS encoding YeiH family protein: protein MASSDVGRPSNVPVWILSGILLLYGFLVATGALTPMFKALNVHKSVDLMEVLGFTFGGLGLVTAMLRAGRMNKPQTNMDIFVLETIPGIMFIVALAMGIRWFAEPMVTMMSSALVPVLGFKIHKVLNLNYVVLGILVGIIITNSWGIPKFAAAGVKTARFVLKMGVILLGARYSFAELAKLGMVSVWMIGFFVLGTVFFVLFLGKVFKQPKSMTGVLSAGMGVCGVSATVACAPVVKARCSEMAYTIGTILGFGILCMFAFPTIGKLVGMNPTQFGAWAGTGILNSAQVAAACLAFNAVDIKTLKVGEIFNITRVLFLPIIVLVLASWFGKAAGQKLSFKEVVIDKFPIFIIGFLLLFFMSSIGMFSPPGHYKGKYLDFSYNQRTEVTPEELTVLQNAKLEGLLPEEEAAYNDLVKQHQIAGNFENRDNKEQFDATARKRMGGIESILARAKGKELTISADVKSALKHAVKQVHKKSKTVVTLTDAMVWFFAYGLIGLGMQITRKSLAQAGGWPLVMGAISGVTKATLSFIVVMYFVKDVVLK from the coding sequence ATGGCAAGCTCTGATGTCGGACGTCCAAGCAACGTCCCCGTATGGATCCTCAGCGGCATTCTGCTGCTGTACGGATTCCTTGTTGCAACCGGGGCTCTCACCCCGATGTTCAAGGCCCTCAACGTTCACAAATCCGTGGACCTCATGGAAGTGCTCGGCTTCACTTTCGGCGGTCTCGGACTTGTAACCGCCATGCTGCGCGCCGGCCGCATGAACAAGCCCCAGACGAACATGGACATCTTCGTCCTGGAAACGATCCCGGGCATCATGTTCATCGTCGCACTCGCCATGGGCATCCGCTGGTTCGCCGAGCCGATGGTTACGATGATGTCCAGCGCCCTGGTGCCGGTTCTCGGTTTCAAGATCCACAAGGTCCTGAACCTGAACTACGTCGTCCTGGGTATTCTGGTCGGTATCATCATCACCAACAGCTGGGGAATCCCCAAATTTGCCGCCGCTGGCGTCAAGACTGCACGCTTCGTCCTGAAGATGGGCGTCATCCTGCTGGGTGCACGCTACTCCTTCGCGGAACTCGCCAAGCTCGGCATGGTCTCCGTCTGGATGATCGGCTTCTTCGTTCTGGGAACCGTGTTCTTCGTGCTGTTCCTCGGTAAGGTCTTCAAGCAGCCCAAGTCCATGACCGGTGTCCTGTCCGCGGGCATGGGCGTCTGCGGTGTGTCCGCGACCGTTGCCTGCGCTCCGGTCGTCAAAGCCCGCTGCTCCGAAATGGCCTACACCATCGGTACCATCCTCGGCTTTGGTATCCTCTGCATGTTCGCCTTCCCGACCATCGGTAAGCTCGTCGGCATGAACCCGACGCAGTTCGGCGCATGGGCCGGTACCGGCATCCTGAACTCCGCTCAGGTCGCCGCTGCTTGTCTCGCGTTTAACGCCGTGGACATCAAGACCCTCAAGGTCGGCGAAATCTTTAACATTACCCGCGTACTGTTCCTGCCCATCATCGTTCTGGTGCTGGCAAGCTGGTTCGGTAAGGCCGCAGGCCAGAAGCTGTCCTTCAAGGAAGTTGTCATCGACAAGTTCCCCATCTTCATCATCGGCTTCCTCCTGCTGTTCTTCATGTCCTCCATCGGCATGTTCTCGCCCCCGGGCCACTACAAGGGTAAGTACCTCGACTTCAGCTACAACCAGCGCACCGAAGTTACCCCTGAAGAGCTCACCGTGCTCCAGAACGCCAAGCTCGAAGGTCTGCTGCCCGAAGAAGAAGCTGCATACAACGACCTCGTGAAGCAGCATCAGATCGCCGGTAACTTCGAAAACCGCGACAACAAGGAACAGTTCGACGCCACTGCCCGCAAGCGCATGGGCGGCATCGAATCCATCCTGGCACGCGCCAAGGGCAAGGAACTCACCATCAGCGCCGACGTTAAGTCCGCACTGAAGCACGCCGTCAAGCAGGTCCACAAGAAGTCCAAGACCGTCGTCACCCTGACCGACGCCATGGTCTGGTTCTTCGCATACGGCCTCATCGGTCTCGGCATGCAGATCACCCGCAAGTCTCTCGCCCAGGCGGGCGGCTGGCCGCTGGTGATGGGCGCCATTTCCGGCGTGACAAAGGCGACCCTGTCCTTCATTGTCGTCATGTACTTCGTCAAGGACGTCGTCCTTAAGTAA
- a CDS encoding sigma-54-dependent transcriptional regulator, with translation MANDKTSILVVDDEPDFASGIARLLESRYPNERIMACHSGAEALEFMEDLPFDVVISDLKMPEMDGIELVGRIHDQWPGTTLVMLSAHGTIEQAVRALKMGAYDFLTKPVEPQALFRVAEKALERSRLLGENERLRSLLACRSETDCIVGDSPAIRRFKDSLAAVAQSDYTVLILGESGTGKELAARVVHRLSSRTENPMVAVNCPAIPEHLLESELFGHVKGAFTGADRARKGLFVNAEGGSLLLDEIGDLPMGLQTKLLRCLQEQEIRPVGASRNVPINVRILASTNRDLEERMRQGEFREDLYYRLNVLTVTVPSLRERTEDIPLLVHHFLDMTCAELGTTPKEPTPEALGYLSARPWPGNVRELQNFVRRLAVFAAGDRVTLPVVRMAENGVSGDGPGELSSYKEAKAAVVDDFTRSYTRRLLEATGGNVSEAARISGLSRVALQKILKRVDLSPDRFR, from the coding sequence ATGGCTAACGACAAGACAAGCATTCTCGTTGTGGACGACGAGCCGGACTTCGCGAGCGGCATAGCCCGCCTGCTGGAGAGCCGCTACCCGAATGAACGCATCATGGCCTGCCATTCCGGTGCGGAGGCACTGGAATTCATGGAGGACCTGCCGTTCGACGTGGTCATCTCGGACCTCAAGATGCCCGAAATGGACGGTATCGAGCTGGTGGGACGCATCCACGACCAGTGGCCCGGAACCACCCTCGTCATGCTTTCGGCGCATGGAACCATCGAGCAGGCGGTGCGCGCGCTAAAAATGGGTGCGTACGACTTCCTCACCAAGCCGGTGGAGCCGCAGGCACTGTTCCGTGTGGCGGAAAAGGCGCTGGAAAGAAGCCGTCTGCTGGGCGAAAACGAGCGACTCAGGAGTCTACTGGCCTGTCGCAGTGAGACGGACTGCATTGTTGGTGACAGTCCGGCCATCCGCAGGTTCAAGGATTCGTTGGCCGCCGTGGCCCAGTCCGATTATACCGTCCTTATCCTCGGTGAGTCCGGCACCGGCAAGGAACTGGCCGCTCGCGTCGTGCATCGGCTGAGTTCCCGCACTGAGAATCCCATGGTGGCGGTGAACTGCCCGGCGATTCCCGAACATCTGCTGGAGAGCGAACTCTTCGGCCACGTCAAGGGAGCCTTCACCGGCGCAGATCGCGCCAGAAAGGGCCTCTTTGTCAACGCCGAGGGGGGCAGCCTCCTGCTGGACGAAATCGGCGATCTGCCCATGGGACTGCAAACCAAACTTCTCAGGTGCCTTCAGGAGCAGGAAATCCGGCCGGTGGGGGCGAGCAGAAACGTTCCCATCAACGTGCGCATTCTCGCCAGCACAAACCGTGATCTGGAAGAACGCATGCGTCAGGGCGAATTCCGCGAAGACCTGTATTATCGGCTGAACGTGCTCACCGTCACCGTGCCGTCCCTGCGTGAAAGGACCGAGGACATCCCGCTGCTGGTGCATCACTTCCTGGACATGACCTGTGCGGAACTCGGAACCACACCCAAGGAGCCGACCCCCGAAGCGCTCGGATATCTCTCTGCCCGCCCGTGGCCCGGCAACGTGCGTGAATTGCAGAACTTCGTGAGGCGGCTGGCAGTCTTTGCCGCGGGCGACCGCGTGACATTGCCCGTGGTGCGCATGGCGGAAAATGGTGTTTCCGGCGATGGACCGGGTGAGCTGTCGTCCTACAAGGAAGCCAAGGCCGCGGTCGTGGACGATTTCACGAGGTCTTATACGCGGCGTCTGCTGGAAGCCACTGGCGGCAACGTCTCCGAAGCTGCCCGCATAAGCGGCCTCAGCCGCGTCGCTCTTCAGAAGATTCTCAAACGCGTGGATCTCTCCCCGGACCGTTTTCGCTAA
- a CDS encoding c-type heme family protein, protein MTIFRPQTLQVKFLLGLGTIVFIMGVFFSASMYFHLKSLLDSEVRDRAKLALAQADSVQRYVREDLRPKMFSVLPKDEFVIEAMSSSFISRSVMDRVALEDSEVLYRRVSVNARNPDYEARGLELELLDKFRQSPEQEEWEGYRRIGEDEYFITARPVTFYKKCLHCHGEPEEAPQVLLERYGRERGFGREAGAIDGVDLVGFPVDDAVTQIRDATVGYIGIYGVGMIMFFAVVQVFFNRLVSANLKRLTQVFRDRFGGKDEVKALERMEHSDEIDEMVHGMEELGDHLLSVQQQLRDNAANLERTVAMRTEQLSREAFERKADVTLFVQLIDGLNRSQSRKEMWRYCLPLLARRFDARGAQFTCMLASQNRYAWPEEQEHPSLPENWKDVLVEGEPFLGSRLAFVPVGATSTASEGLLTLWWDHDIIFEDKDHDIMRALGTQLGIAMENLGALDNLLRQKDMLQSIVEGIADPLLLLEGSCSVVVANAAARALAEELGGAGVSELLPVLYARKGEDCPSEALRRRLKSTEEVSVDNRQFVVGFYPVADDSRTVVYVREVTAERRMMARVRQSEKLATVGRFAAGLAHEMNNPLGVIKCYGELLKNGPHGDENRRDADVILKHATQAQNVLRDLLDFARPAKGEEGGEVDLARSVEDTVNVLSVQAKDRNIDVSVEVDPDFSGASVDGQALGQILANLFNNAMHAVVQDGSIRFRVFRDEQGRPSVQVHDSGPGIPTEILDSVFEPFFTTKEVGKGTGLGLAVVYGLLQDMGGSIEVANDGGAVFTIRFNKAQGANQDTVNG, encoded by the coding sequence ATGACCATATTCAGGCCCCAGACACTGCAGGTGAAATTCCTGCTCGGCCTTGGGACCATTGTCTTCATAATGGGCGTGTTCTTTTCCGCCAGCATGTATTTTCATCTCAAGTCGCTGCTCGATTCCGAAGTTCGCGACCGGGCCAAGCTCGCCCTGGCGCAGGCGGACTCCGTTCAGCGCTATGTTCGCGAGGACCTGCGTCCAAAGATGTTCAGCGTGTTGCCCAAGGATGAATTCGTCATTGAGGCCATGAGTTCCTCCTTCATATCCAGAAGCGTCATGGACAGGGTGGCGCTGGAGGACTCGGAGGTGCTGTACCGCCGCGTCTCCGTGAATGCGCGCAATCCCGATTACGAGGCAAGAGGGCTTGAACTTGAACTGCTCGACAAGTTTCGCCAGAGCCCGGAACAGGAAGAGTGGGAGGGCTACCGCAGAATTGGTGAGGACGAATATTTCATAACCGCCCGGCCCGTCACCTTTTACAAGAAATGTCTGCACTGCCACGGCGAACCGGAAGAGGCGCCTCAGGTGCTCCTGGAACGGTACGGCAGGGAGCGCGGTTTCGGTCGCGAGGCAGGCGCCATCGACGGTGTGGACCTCGTGGGATTTCCCGTGGATGACGCGGTCACGCAGATTCGCGACGCCACCGTCGGTTATATCGGCATCTATGGCGTGGGCATGATCATGTTTTTCGCCGTGGTGCAGGTCTTCTTCAACAGGTTGGTATCCGCGAACCTGAAACGGCTGACGCAGGTTTTCCGCGATCGTTTCGGCGGCAAGGATGAAGTGAAGGCGCTTGAGCGCATGGAGCATTCGGACGAGATCGACGAAATGGTCCATGGCATGGAGGAACTGGGCGATCACCTGCTTTCCGTGCAGCAACAGCTTCGCGACAACGCAGCCAACCTTGAACGAACCGTGGCCATGCGCACTGAACAGCTCAGCAGGGAAGCGTTTGAACGCAAGGCCGACGTTACGCTTTTTGTGCAGCTCATTGACGGTCTGAACCGAAGCCAGTCCAGAAAGGAAATGTGGCGTTACTGCCTGCCGCTGCTGGCCCGGCGGTTCGATGCGCGGGGAGCGCAGTTTACCTGCATGCTGGCCTCGCAGAACCGTTATGCGTGGCCCGAGGAGCAGGAGCATCCTTCACTTCCGGAAAACTGGAAGGATGTTTTGGTGGAGGGCGAGCCGTTCCTCGGCAGCCGATTGGCCTTTGTGCCGGTTGGTGCAACCTCTACCGCCTCGGAAGGGTTGCTCACCCTGTGGTGGGATCACGACATCATTTTTGAGGACAAGGATCATGATATCATGCGCGCGCTGGGCACCCAGCTCGGCATCGCCATGGAAAACCTCGGCGCATTGGACAACCTGTTGCGTCAGAAGGACATGCTTCAGTCCATCGTGGAGGGCATAGCCGACCCGCTGCTTCTGCTGGAAGGGTCCTGCTCCGTGGTGGTGGCCAACGCCGCAGCGAGAGCTCTGGCCGAAGAACTCGGCGGAGCCGGCGTTTCCGAGCTTCTGCCTGTGCTGTACGCCCGCAAGGGTGAGGACTGCCCGTCCGAAGCGCTGCGGCGCAGACTGAAATCCACGGAAGAGGTCTCCGTGGACAACCGCCAGTTCGTGGTAGGATTCTATCCGGTGGCCGACGACTCCCGTACGGTTGTCTATGTGCGCGAAGTCACCGCGGAACGGCGCATGATGGCCCGCGTTCGTCAGAGCGAGAAGCTCGCCACCGTCGGACGTTTTGCGGCCGGGCTGGCACACGAGATGAACAACCCGCTCGGTGTGATCAAATGCTACGGCGAACTCTTGAAGAACGGACCGCATGGCGATGAGAATCGCCGCGATGCCGACGTTATCCTCAAGCACGCCACTCAGGCCCAGAACGTGTTGCGTGACCTGCTGGACTTCGCCCGTCCGGCCAAGGGTGAAGAGGGCGGTGAAGTGGATTTGGCCCGCTCGGTGGAGGACACCGTGAACGTGTTGAGCGTGCAGGCCAAGGATCGCAACATCGACGTGTCCGTGGAGGTGGATCCGGATTTTTCGGGTGCCTCGGTTGACGGGCAGGCCCTCGGACAGATACTGGCAAACCTCTTCAACAATGCCATGCATGCCGTGGTTCAGGATGGCAGCATCCGGTTCCGGGTTTTCCGGGACGAGCAGGGGCGGCCATCTGTTCAGGTCCATGATTCGGGCCCCGGCATCCCGACCGAGATTCTGGACAGCGTGTTCGAACCCTTCTTCACCACCAAGGAAGTGGGCAAGGGGACCGGCCTCGGCTTGGCCGTGGTCTACGGGCTGTTGCAGGACATGGGCGGAAGCATCGAGGTCGCCAACGATGGCGGCGCGGTGTTCACCATACGTTTCAACAAGGCGCAGGGCGCCAATCAGGATACAGTGAATGGCTAA
- a CDS encoding carbohydrate ABC transporter permease codes for MRIRKRTLALICYLFFLLLPIYWLVNMSFKTTDEILSVFNLLPENFTLANYAMIFTDPSWYNGYINSMKYVALNTIISLSVALPAAYGFSRYNFLGDKHMFFWLLTNKMAPPAVFLLPFFNFYQTVGLFDTSIAVALAHCLFNVPLAVWILEGFMSGVPREIDETAFIDGYSFPRFFTTIFIPLIRSGIGVTAFFCFMFSWVELLLARTLTAVNAKPIAATMTRTVSASGMDWGGLAAAGVLTMIPGAIVIWFVRNYMAKGFALGRV; via the coding sequence ATGAGGATAAGAAAACGCACGCTTGCTCTCATCTGTTATCTGTTCTTCCTGCTGTTGCCGATCTACTGGCTCGTCAACATGTCCTTCAAGACCACGGATGAGATCCTCTCGGTCTTCAACCTGCTGCCCGAGAACTTCACGCTGGCGAACTACGCCATGATCTTCACCGATCCCTCGTGGTACAACGGCTATATCAACTCCATGAAGTACGTGGCGCTGAACACCATCATCTCCCTTTCGGTGGCGCTGCCCGCAGCGTACGGTTTTTCCCGTTACAATTTCCTGGGCGACAAGCACATGTTCTTCTGGCTGCTGACCAACAAGATGGCCCCCCCGGCGGTGTTTCTGCTGCCGTTCTTCAACTTCTACCAGACCGTCGGACTGTTCGACACGTCCATCGCGGTCGCGCTGGCGCACTGCCTGTTCAACGTGCCGCTCGCGGTCTGGATTCTGGAAGGATTCATGTCCGGCGTTCCGAGGGAGATCGACGAAACCGCCTTCATCGACGGGTATAGTTTCCCGAGGTTCTTCACTACCATCTTCATCCCGCTGATTCGATCAGGCATCGGCGTCACCGCCTTTTTCTGCTTCATGTTCAGCTGGGTGGAATTGCTGCTGGCGCGCACGCTGACAGCCGTCAACGCCAAGCCCATCGCCGCAACCATGACCCGCACGGTCTCGGCTTCCGGCATGGACTGGGGCGGTCTGGCCGCAGCGGGCGTGCTGACCATGATCCCGGGCGCCATCGTCATCTGGTTCGTCCGCAACTACATGGCCAAGGGCTTTGCCCTGGGTCGGGTGTAG
- a CDS encoding ABC transporter substrate-binding protein: protein MVSRLSKSHWRIVVTFAVMMAFMLTATVSSADDAQYKAAAKKWVDSEFQPSSLSKDEQMKEMEWFIKAAEPFRGMDIKVVSETIATHEYESKVLAKAFTEITGIKITHDLLGEGDVIEKIQTQMQSGQNIYDGYINDSDLIGTHMRYGFVLPLSDFMVGEGKDVTLPTLDLDDFIGTSFTTGPDGKLYQLPDQQFANLYWFRYDWFQDPELRSKFKEKYGYELGVPVNWSAYEDIADFFTNEVKEIDGVRVYGHMDYGKKSPDLGWRFTDAWLSMAGAGDKGLPNGKPVDEWGIRVEDCRPAGASVARGGATNGPAAVYALTKYMEWLQKYAPPEALGMTFYESGPVPAQGHIAQQMFWYTAFTADMSKPGTPVVDENGLPKWRMAPSPHGPYWEEGMKLGYQDCGSWTFLKSTPEKRLKAAWLYAQFCVAKTTSLKKTMEGLTPIRESDLMTEEMGKMAPKLGGLVEFYRSPARVAWTPTGTNVPDYPKLAQLWWQNIGETLSGEVTPQEAMDNLAAAMDKVLARLERADVLGECGPKLNPKKSREYWLNQPGAPKPKLDNEKPQGETVKYDELLQAWREGRVR from the coding sequence ATGGTCTCACGTCTTTCCAAATCACACTGGCGCATCGTCGTGACCTTCGCGGTCATGATGGCCTTCATGCTCACCGCTACCGTGAGCTCGGCCGATGACGCCCAGTACAAAGCGGCTGCCAAGAAGTGGGTGGATTCCGAATTCCAGCCTTCCAGTCTGAGCAAAGATGAGCAGATGAAGGAAATGGAATGGTTCATCAAGGCTGCCGAACCGTTCCGCGGCATGGACATCAAGGTGGTTTCCGAAACCATCGCTACTCACGAGTATGAGTCCAAGGTGCTGGCCAAGGCCTTCACCGAGATCACCGGCATCAAGATCACCCATGACCTTTTGGGTGAAGGTGACGTGATCGAAAAGATCCAGACTCAGATGCAGTCCGGTCAGAACATCTACGATGGCTACATCAACGACTCCGACCTGATCGGTACCCACATGCGCTACGGTTTCGTGCTGCCGCTGTCCGACTTCATGGTCGGCGAAGGCAAGGACGTGACCCTGCCGACCCTGGATCTCGATGACTTCATCGGTACCTCCTTCACCACCGGTCCCGACGGTAAGCTCTACCAGCTGCCCGACCAGCAGTTCGCGAACCTGTACTGGTTCCGCTATGACTGGTTCCAGGACCCCGAACTGCGTTCCAAGTTCAAGGAAAAATACGGCTACGAGCTGGGCGTTCCCGTGAACTGGTCCGCTTATGAAGACATCGCCGACTTCTTCACCAATGAAGTGAAGGAAATCGACGGCGTTCGCGTTTACGGTCACATGGACTACGGCAAGAAGAGCCCGGACCTCGGCTGGCGCTTCACCGATGCATGGCTCTCCATGGCCGGTGCCGGCGACAAGGGTCTGCCCAACGGCAAGCCCGTCGATGAATGGGGCATCCGCGTGGAAGACTGCCGTCCTGCAGGCGCATCCGTTGCCCGTGGTGGTGCCACCAACGGTCCCGCTGCCGTGTACGCTCTGACCAAGTACATGGAATGGCTGCAGAAGTATGCTCCGCCGGAAGCGCTGGGCATGACCTTCTACGAGTCCGGCCCGGTCCCCGCACAGGGTCACATCGCTCAGCAGATGTTCTGGTACACTGCGTTTACCGCGGACATGTCCAAGCCCGGCACCCCGGTCGTGGACGAAAACGGCCTGCCCAAGTGGCGCATGGCTCCGTCCCCGCACGGTCCCTACTGGGAAGAAGGCATGAAGCTCGGCTATCAGGACTGCGGTTCCTGGACTTTCCTGAAGTCCACTCCGGAAAAGCGCCTGAAGGCCGCCTGGCTCTACGCTCAGTTCTGCGTTGCCAAGACCACTTCCCTCAAGAAGACCATGGAAGGCCTGACCCCCATCCGTGAATCCGACCTCATGACCGAAGAAATGGGCAAGATGGCTCCGAAGCTCGGCGGCCTCGTCGAGTTCTACCGCAGCCCGGCCCGCGTGGCATGGACCCCGACCGGCACCAACGTTCCCGACTACCCCAAGCTTGCACAGCTCTGGTGGCAGAACATCGGTGAAACCCTGTCCGGCGAAGTGACTCCGCAGGAAGCCATGGATAACCTTGCCGCCGCAATGGACAAGGTCCTTGCCCGCCTTGAGCGTGCAGACGTCCTTGGCGAGTGCGGTCCCAAGCTGAATCCCAAGAAGTCCCGCGAATACTGGCTGAACCAGCCCGGCGCTCCCAAGCCGAAGCTGGACAACGAGAAGCCGCAGGGCGAAACCGTCAAGTACGACGAGCTGCTTCAGGCTTGGCGTGAAGGTCGTGTCCGTTAA
- a CDS encoding universal stress protein: MFKKILLATHGTPGARKAEALAADWAKRTGAELLVLSVANEAWKDMTCDDWLNTSTTRNTFGGYVEGQISAEVDRLHTRIREDMQDISPKFACVVGKPFEAIAEVAAETEADVLIIGARQKKQAPGFKDRVTAKDLHPLLPCPLVVAP; encoded by the coding sequence ATGTTCAAGAAAATTCTTCTCGCCACACACGGAACACCCGGAGCCCGCAAGGCCGAAGCACTCGCTGCGGACTGGGCCAAACGGACCGGAGCCGAGCTGCTGGTACTCAGCGTCGCAAACGAAGCATGGAAAGACATGACCTGCGACGACTGGCTCAACACTTCCACCACCCGCAACACCTTCGGCGGTTATGTGGAAGGACAGATCAGCGCGGAAGTGGACCGTCTTCACACACGCATTCGCGAGGACATGCAGGATATTTCCCCCAAGTTCGCCTGCGTGGTAGGCAAGCCTTTCGAGGCCATCGCCGAAGTAGCAGCCGAAACCGAAGCCGATGTCCTCATCATCGGCGCAAGACAGAAGAAGCAGGCTCCGGGCTTCAAGGACCGGGTCACCGCCAAGGACCTCCACCCGCTGCTGCCCTGCCCGCTCGTCGTCGCACCGTAA
- a CDS encoding DUF2160 domain-containing protein, with protein MQWMVWTPVTAWFFVFIGVMLCCMTVWEVVSPTVARKGFLPIVTTRGDRLFIGLLGSGYICLAWLGLTDLPLWYGVGIAAAWLVTVMRWG; from the coding sequence ATGCAATGGATGGTATGGACGCCGGTCACGGCCTGGTTCTTCGTCTTCATTGGAGTCATGCTCTGCTGCATGACCGTGTGGGAGGTTGTTTCCCCCACCGTGGCGCGCAAGGGCTTTCTGCCCATTGTCACCACGAGGGGAGACCGTCTCTTCATCGGCCTGCTCGGCAGCGGCTACATCTGCCTCGCCTGGCTCGGGCTGACGGACCTGCCGCTCTGGTATGGAGTGGGCATTGCCGCCGCATGGCTTGTCACAGTCATGCGTTGGGGGTAA
- a CDS encoding ABC transporter ATP-binding protein: MARIELDELAHSYMANPKGPDDYALKRIHTTWDDGGAYALLGPSGCGKTTMLNIISGLLVPSHGKVLYDGKDVTKLPPEQRNIAQVFQFPVLYDTMTVYENLAFPLKNRKIPKDQVNKRVHEIADSLDLTADLNKRAAGLSADAKQKISLGRGLVRSDVAAILFDEPLTVIDPHLKWQLRRKLKEIHKRFEHTLIYVTHDQVEAMTFADKIVVMYEGELVQIGTPEELFEHPEHTFVGYFIGSPGMNLVECSVADGIAKAAGLEIPVPGIGTRRAAEASGTSKVELGIRPMYIDIRGKDAEGLEARITNVEDQGSAKIVTLALGDATFKARVSEDQELPADHCKVFLPPEKIKIFIDGRLAK, encoded by the coding sequence ATGGCGCGCATTGAACTCGATGAGCTTGCCCACAGCTACATGGCCAATCCCAAGGGGCCCGATGATTACGCCCTCAAGCGTATTCACACCACCTGGGACGATGGCGGGGCCTACGCCCTGCTCGGGCCGTCCGGCTGCGGCAAGACCACCATGCTCAACATCATTTCCGGACTGCTCGTGCCCTCGCACGGAAAGGTCCTGTATGACGGCAAGGATGTGACCAAACTGCCGCCGGAACAAAGGAATATCGCTCAGGTCTTCCAGTTTCCGGTGCTTTACGACACCATGACGGTGTACGAAAATCTGGCCTTTCCCCTGAAGAACCGGAAGATTCCCAAGGATCAGGTCAACAAAAGGGTGCATGAGATCGCGGACAGCCTCGACCTCACGGCAGACCTGAACAAGCGGGCTGCCGGACTCTCGGCTGACGCGAAGCAGAAGATATCCCTTGGACGGGGCCTTGTCCGCTCCGACGTGGCGGCGATTCTCTTCGACGAACCGCTCACCGTTATCGACCCGCATCTCAAGTGGCAGCTTCGCCGCAAACTCAAGGAAATCCACAAACGCTTCGAGCATACGCTCATCTACGTGACGCACGATCAGGTTGAGGCCATGACCTTCGCCGACAAGATTGTGGTCATGTACGAAGGCGAGCTGGTTCAGATAGGCACGCCCGAGGAGCTTTTCGAGCACCCCGAGCACACCTTCGTGGGATACTTCATCGGTAGCCCGGGCATGAACCTTGTTGAATGCAGCGTAGCGGACGGCATCGCCAAGGCTGCGGGACTGGAGATTCCCGTCCCCGGCATCGGCACCCGGCGCGCGGCGGAGGCTTCCGGCACGTCCAAGGTCGAGCTGGGCATCCGCCCCATGTACATCGACATTCGTGGCAAGGACGCCGAAGGGCTTGAGGCCAGAATCACCAATGTCGAGGATCAGGGCAGCGCAAAGATCGTCACCCTTGCCCTTGGCGATGCGACCTTCAAGGCCCGCGTGTCCGAGGATCAGGAGCTCCCGGCCGATCACTGCAAAGTGTTCCTGCCGCCGGAAAAGATCAAGATCTTCATCGACGGCCGGCTGGCCAAATAG
- a CDS encoding carbohydrate ABC transporter permease translates to MQQKWSDNRAWFLILPVFLVVAFSAIIPLMTVVNYSVQDILGPGMSVFVGPEWYKEMLRSERLHDALFRQMTFSFCVLAIEIPLGIAVALTLPRKKGVAASTCLVLLALPLLIPWNVVGTIWVVFSRPDIGLAGVTLNEVLNISYNYTADPVHSWLTVLIMDVWHWTPLIVLLCYAGLQAIPEAYYQAAKIDGASRFAVFRYIQLPKMRGVLLIALLLRFMDSFMIYTEPFVLTGGGPGNSTTFLSQFLTKMAVGQFDVGPAAAFSLIYFLIVLLICFVFYTSIINLGKGEEQ, encoded by the coding sequence ATGCAGCAGAAATGGTCTGACAACCGGGCCTGGTTCCTCATCCTGCCCGTGTTCCTTGTGGTCGCGTTCAGCGCCATCATCCCGCTCATGACTGTCGTGAACTACTCGGTTCAGGACATCCTCGGGCCGGGCATGAGCGTGTTCGTCGGTCCCGAGTGGTATAAGGAAATGCTTCGGAGCGAGCGTCTGCACGACGCCCTGTTCCGGCAGATGACCTTCTCGTTCTGCGTATTGGCCATCGAGATTCCGCTGGGAATCGCCGTGGCCCTCACGCTACCGAGGAAGAAGGGCGTGGCCGCCTCCACCTGTCTGGTGTTGCTGGCGCTGCCGCTTCTGATTCCCTGGAACGTGGTCGGCACCATCTGGGTGGTCTTCAGCCGTCCGGACATCGGACTGGCAGGCGTGACCCTGAACGAGGTGCTGAACATCAGCTACAACTACACCGCCGATCCGGTCCACAGCTGGCTGACCGTGCTTATCATGGACGTGTGGCACTGGACGCCGCTCATCGTCCTGTTGTGCTATGCCGGACTCCAGGCGATTCCGGAAGCCTACTATCAGGCGGCCAAGATCGACGGAGCCTCGCGCTTCGCGGTTTTCCGCTACATCCAGCTTCCCAAGATGCGCGGCGTGCTGCTCATTGCGCTGCTGCTGCGTTTCATGGACAGCTTCATGATCTACACCGAACCGTTCGTCCTTACCGGCGGCGGACCGGGCAACTCGACCACCTTCCTCAGCCAGTTCCTTACCAAGATGGCCGTGGGACAGTTCGACGTTGGCCCGGCGGCGGCGTTCTCCCTGATCTACTTCCTGATCGTGCTGCTGATCTGCTTCGTGTTCTACACCTCGATCATCAACCTCGGTAAAGGAGAGGAGCAATGA